The Thermodesulfatator atlanticus DSM 21156 genome contains a region encoding:
- a CDS encoding cation:proton antiporter gives MILLTDVVLVLGSAFVSSLIAHYLRIPNIIGFIVAGALIGPYGLHLIKAKEAVHFLAELGVVLLLFTIGLEFSPAHLAKLRRIALLGGSLQIVTTLLISGIFVYFAFKGSIPFAFFVGAYVALSSTAIVLTLLQERGELETPYGRASLGILLFQDMAIVPLMLLIPLLAGKHKADVGLLLILLKTFLLLGGAYVISRWVLGFFMDIIARTRNRELFLLATLTFCLAIAWAAYLAGLSLSLGAFLAGFILARSPYSHQATANILPFKDLLICIFFVSVGMFFDIRFFISEIPVILGAGLTIFILKSSIIFGILRFILRYPLHVAFLVGVSLFQIGEFSFVLAQEALKFELIDLSIFQLLSSISILTMLLTPLVIALARRRLPMVAEDKVCPIVPENHMIIVGLGVAGMALRTAAKRVGIPYVIIEMNPDTVRREKAAGEPIVFGDATYEYILRQAGLEKAKVLAVTIPDSKAARVIVGLAKHVKPDIYTLVRTRYVAEMVSLLELGADEVVPEELVAALSMFARVLRLYLVPEEDIRRYLEEFANKHYALFRKAV, from the coding sequence ATGATTCTTCTAACTGACGTAGTCTTAGTATTGGGGTCTGCTTTTGTAAGTAGTCTTATTGCTCATTATTTGCGTATTCCTAACATCATTGGTTTCATTGTGGCAGGGGCCTTGATTGGCCCTTACGGTTTGCACCTGATTAAGGCCAAAGAGGCCGTACATTTTTTAGCAGAACTTGGCGTGGTACTACTGCTTTTTACCATTGGCCTTGAGTTTTCCCCGGCGCATCTGGCAAAACTAAGACGCATCGCCTTACTTGGCGGAAGCCTTCAAATCGTTACAACCCTCCTTATCTCGGGGATATTTGTCTATTTTGCTTTCAAAGGCAGTATTCCCTTTGCATTTTTCGTGGGAGCTTACGTAGCCTTAAGCAGCACCGCCATCGTGCTCACTTTGCTTCAAGAACGCGGAGAGCTTGAAACGCCTTACGGACGTGCTTCCCTTGGAATTCTTCTTTTCCAGGACATGGCCATCGTGCCTTTAATGCTGCTCATCCCGCTTTTAGCAGGAAAACACAAGGCCGACGTAGGCCTTTTGCTAATCCTTTTAAAAACCTTCCTGCTTCTTGGGGGAGCTTACGTAATAAGCCGATGGGTGCTTGGCTTTTTTATGGATATCATTGCCCGCACCAGAAACCGTGAGCTATTCCTGCTTGCAACCCTTACTTTTTGCCTGGCAATAGCCTGGGCTGCTTATCTCGCGGGGCTGTCTCTTTCTCTTGGTGCATTTTTGGCTGGCTTTATCTTAGCCCGCTCCCCTTATAGTCACCAGGCCACGGCAAACATCCTGCCTTTTAAAGACCTGCTCATTTGTATCTTTTTTGTCTCTGTGGGCATGTTTTTCGATATACGCTTTTTTATTAGCGAGATCCCTGTGATTTTAGGGGCAGGCCTTACAATTTTTATACTTAAAAGCAGCATTATCTTCGGCATTTTGCGTTTTATTTTGCGCTATCCTCTCCACGTGGCCTTTCTCGTAGGAGTCAGCCTTTTCCAGATCGGAGAATTTTCTTTTGTGCTGGCGCAAGAGGCCTTAAAGTTTGAACTCATTGATCTTTCTATTTTTCAGTTGCTTTCCTCTATTTCTATTTTGACCATGCTACTTACTCCCCTTGTCATAGCTCTAGCTAGGCGGCGCTTACCCATGGTGGCTGAAGACAAGGTCTGTCCTATTGTCCCTGAAAATCACATGATAATCGTGGGGCTTGGCGTGGCAGGGATGGCTCTGCGCACCGCTGCCAAACGTGTGGGAATTCCTTACGTTATCATAGAAATGAACCCTGACACCGTAAGACGCGAAAAAGCAGCTGGAGAACCCATCGTCTTCGGCGATGCCACTTACGAATACATCTTACGCCAAGCGGGATTGGAAAAAGCAAAAGTGTTAGCTGTGACCATTCCAGATAGCAAAGCTGCCCGTGTGATAGTGGGGCTTGCCAAGCACGTCAAACCTGACATTTACACCCTGGTGCGCACTAGATACGTCGCAGAAATGGTCTCTCTTTTGGAACTAGGGGCAGATGAAGTGGTGCCTGAAGAGCTTGTAGCTGCGCTAAGCATGTTCGCCCGGGTACTTAGGCTCTATTTGGTTCCCGAAGAAGACATCAGGCGATACCTTGAAGAATTTGCCAACAAACACTACGCGCTTTTTAGAAAAGCCGTGTAA
- a CDS encoding septal ring lytic transglycosylase RlpA family protein: MRFVPILVMFLLVFGCAPPPKVSKKVYAPKAPPTQRPYRVGGKVYYPLPSAQGYVEEGVASWYGPGFHGKTTASGERYNMYAYTAAHRILPMGTKVLVTNLENGRQVIVRINDRGPFVKGRIIDLSFAAARALGMHQKGTAWVRIQALSETSPKAHLSLKGRYFIQVGAFANYANAIKLKEKLRKRYSIVTIEPYSKDGRTFYRVQVFVANDLGRAKKMLSLLEKHFPQAFIIAR, translated from the coding sequence ATGCGGTTTGTCCCCATTTTAGTAATGTTTTTGCTGGTTTTTGGCTGTGCACCTCCTCCGAAGGTTAGCAAGAAAGTTTACGCGCCAAAAGCCCCCCCAACCCAGCGCCCATATCGTGTAGGCGGAAAGGTTTACTATCCTTTGCCGTCAGCGCAAGGTTATGTGGAAGAAGGCGTTGCTTCCTGGTATGGCCCAGGCTTTCACGGAAAGACCACGGCAAGTGGTGAGCGATACAACATGTATGCCTATACCGCGGCGCACAGAATCCTTCCTATGGGGACGAAAGTCCTGGTAACCAACCTGGAAAATGGCCGTCAGGTCATCGTGCGCATTAACGATAGAGGGCCGTTTGTTAAAGGGCGCATCATTGACTTAAGCTTTGCCGCTGCCCGAGCCCTTGGTATGCACCAAAAAGGCACGGCCTGGGTGAGGATTCAGGCGCTAAGTGAGACTTCTCCCAAAGCACATCTTTCTCTTAAGGGGCGCTATTTCATTCAGGTGGGAGCTTTTGCGAATTATGCCAATGCTATCAAGCTCAAAGAAAAGCTCAGAAAAAGATATTCCATTGTTACTATTGAGCCCTACAGTAAAGACGGCCGCACTTTTTACCGCGTACAGGTCTTTGTGGCTAATGATCTTGGGCGCGCCAAAAAGATGCTTTCTCTTCTTGAAAAACATTTCCCTCAAGCCTTTATTATTGCGCGCTAA
- a CDS encoding NYN domain-containing protein, with translation MALHLLIDGYNLLHQIPELVLLMQEDPEEARKALLKQLQEYQRIRRHKITVVFDAWGRNEPQSKVNIKGIQVIFTAHGETADDYIKRRAAKEKERAVVITSDRAIRSYVETYGAISVTSRDFLSRMEAAFYEEMKGEKLAFEPRPRKRLPKKARQRLAKIAKL, from the coding sequence ATGGCCCTTCATTTGTTAATTGATGGATACAATCTTTTACACCAAATTCCGGAACTAGTCTTACTTATGCAGGAAGATCCAGAAGAAGCACGCAAGGCCCTGCTTAAACAACTCCAGGAATACCAGCGCATCAGACGGCATAAAATTACTGTTGTCTTCGATGCCTGGGGGAGAAATGAACCACAAAGCAAAGTAAACATAAAAGGTATTCAGGTTATTTTTACCGCTCACGGGGAAACCGCTGACGATTATATCAAGCGCCGCGCTGCTAAAGAAAAAGAAAGAGCCGTGGTGATAACTTCTGACAGAGCTATCCGGAGCTATGTGGAAACCTATGGTGCCATCTCGGTGACCTCACGAGACTTTCTCTCGCGCATGGAAGCGGCTTTTTACGAAGAAATGAAAGGCGAAAAATTGGCCTTTGAGCCACGTCCACGTAAAAGACTCCCGAAAAAAGCCCGTCAGCGCCTGGCTAAAATCGCTAAACTCTAA
- a CDS encoding ParA family protein: MPRIIAVANQKGGVGKTTTALSLASALAILGQEVLLIDIDPQANTSSGLGLRQTKPNLYDILLNGADPGRALYETSYPKLKLLPSTIDLIGSEIELANKERREYLLANIIAQVGKNFRYILIDCPPSLGLLTLNALVAAQGVLIPLQCEYYALEGLSLLINTIRRVKKNFNPKLYLYGILLTMYDARNKLTKQVESEVRRHFGRAVFQTVIPRNVRLSEAPSHGKPIFAYDPSSRGARAYMTLAQEILKREANLGKI; this comes from the coding sequence ATGCCTAGAATCATAGCTGTTGCCAACCAAAAAGGGGGGGTGGGGAAAACCACCACCGCCCTAAGCCTTGCTTCCGCACTGGCTATTTTAGGCCAGGAAGTACTCCTTATCGATATAGACCCCCAGGCCAACACCTCAAGCGGGCTAGGCCTGCGCCAAACAAAACCAAACCTTTACGATATCCTTTTAAACGGTGCAGACCCTGGAAGAGCCCTTTATGAAACATCTTATCCCAAACTAAAACTCTTACCCTCAACAATAGATCTCATTGGCAGTGAGATAGAGCTCGCTAACAAAGAAAGGCGGGAATATCTCCTGGCAAACATCATCGCCCAAGTAGGCAAAAATTTTCGCTACATTTTAATTGACTGCCCGCCATCCCTTGGTCTTTTAACCTTAAATGCCCTCGTAGCTGCCCAAGGGGTTTTAATCCCCCTTCAATGTGAATATTATGCCCTTGAAGGCCTAAGCCTTCTTATAAATACCATCAGACGTGTTAAAAAGAACTTTAACCCCAAGCTCTATCTCTATGGCATCCTTTTGACAATGTACGACGCACGCAATAAGCTCACCAAACAAGTGGAATCCGAAGTGAGACGCCACTTTGGCAGGGCGGTCTTTCAAACGGTTATTCCGCGCAACGTACGTCTAAGCGAAGCTCCGAGTCACGGCAAGCCCATTTTTGCTTATGATCCCTCCTCAAGAGGAGCGCGAGCTTATATGACCCTTGCCCAAGAAATTCTCAAACGGGAGGCAAACCTTGGCAAAATCTAA
- a CDS encoding ParB/RepB/Spo0J family partition protein, giving the protein MAKSKEKGLGRGLDALLPDETFSEPGEEIFFCPIEALRPSPYQPRIQKEKGLEELAASIKEKGLLQPLLVREVTPGIYEIVAGERRFQAARLAGLKRVPVIVKELSHQETLELALIENLQREDLNPIEEALGYQRLMEEFDLTQEEVAQKVGKSRAAVANTLRLLKLPAFLQDDLLNDRISAGHARALLPLAHDENLLRQIRDQIIKKGLSVRETEDLVKKLKEKTTPKPKESPKDPDIIALEQELAQVIGARVKISWGKNKGKLVIEFKSSEQFESFLERLKG; this is encoded by the coding sequence TTGGCAAAATCTAAAGAAAAAGGCCTAGGTCGCGGGTTAGACGCCCTTTTACCCGACGAAACATTCTCTGAACCAGGAGAAGAAATCTTTTTCTGTCCCATTGAGGCCTTGAGACCTTCTCCCTACCAACCCCGTATCCAAAAGGAAAAAGGCCTTGAAGAGCTTGCGGCTTCAATCAAAGAAAAGGGCCTTCTTCAGCCACTTCTTGTGCGGGAAGTAACCCCTGGGATTTATGAAATCGTGGCGGGAGAAAGGCGCTTTCAGGCCGCACGCCTGGCAGGGCTTAAGCGTGTACCGGTTATCGTAAAAGAACTTTCTCACCAGGAGACCCTTGAACTTGCCCTTATAGAGAATCTTCAGCGCGAAGACTTAAACCCCATCGAAGAGGCCTTAGGATACCAAAGGCTCATGGAAGAATTTGACCTCACCCAAGAAGAAGTAGCCCAAAAAGTCGGCAAAAGCCGCGCTGCCGTAGCAAATACACTACGGCTACTTAAACTTCCAGCGTTCCTGCAGGACGACCTGCTAAACGATCGCATCTCTGCAGGCCACGCCAGGGCCCTTCTACCCCTTGCCCACGACGAAAACCTCCTGCGCCAGATACGGGACCAGATAATCAAAAAGGGGCTTTCTGTTAGAGAAACCGAAGACCTGGTAAAAAAACTCAAAGAAAAAACTACACCCAAACCAAAAGAATCGCCCAAAGATCCCGATATCATCGCCCTTGAACAGGAGCTTGCTCAGGTCATCGGCGCAAGGGTAAAAATATCATGGGGCAAAAATAAAGGTAAGCTCGTAATAGAATTTAAGTCTTCGGAACAGTTTGAATCTTTTCTGGAAAGGCTTAAAGGATAA
- a CDS encoding 5-formyltetrahydrofolate cyclo-ligase produces the protein MTQEILSEIKLAKKALREKIWQKLTEEGVSRFPGAFGRIPNFVGAEAAAEKAASLEVFKKANYIKANPDSPQLPLRVKALLAGKTIFMAVPKLKAEKPFIRLDPAGLKVHPLRAATIKGAFKYGEPVAPEEMPSIDLVITGCVAVNLKGHRLGKGGGYADLELALLAEFQKINEKTAILTTVHPLQIVKEIPLEEHDFSVDFIATPESVFKREGKKLFPRGIIWEILPEDKLRAIPILGRLKVSTKSSKFME, from the coding sequence ATGACACAGGAGATTTTATCAGAAATAAAACTTGCCAAGAAGGCTTTAAGGGAAAAAATCTGGCAAAAACTAACAGAAGAAGGCGTTTCTCGCTTTCCCGGGGCCTTTGGCCGGATTCCTAACTTTGTAGGGGCTGAAGCTGCCGCGGAAAAAGCGGCTTCTTTAGAGGTTTTTAAAAAAGCCAACTATATCAAAGCAAACCCTGATAGCCCTCAGCTCCCGCTAAGGGTCAAGGCTCTTTTAGCAGGCAAGACCATTTTCATGGCGGTGCCAAAACTAAAGGCCGAAAAGCCTTTTATAAGGCTTGACCCTGCGGGGCTAAAAGTTCATCCTCTGCGTGCTGCCACTATCAAAGGAGCCTTTAAATACGGTGAACCAGTTGCCCCTGAAGAAATGCCTTCTATTGACCTGGTTATTACAGGGTGCGTGGCTGTTAATCTAAAAGGTCATCGCCTGGGCAAGGGAGGAGGGTACGCAGACCTTGAACTGGCTCTTCTGGCTGAGTTTCAAAAAATAAACGAAAAAACGGCTATTCTTACCACCGTCCATCCCTTACAAATAGTCAAAGAAATTCCCTTGGAAGAACATGATTTTTCCGTAGATTTTATTGCTACTCCAGAAAGTGTCTTTAAAAGAGAAGGAAAAAAACTCTTTCCCCGTGGTATTATTTGGGAAATCCTTCCAGAAGACAAGCTACGAGCAATCCCTATTTTAGGTCGTTTAAAGGTTTCCACAAAATCCTCGAAATTTATGGAATAA